Proteins encoded within one genomic window of Pristiophorus japonicus isolate sPriJap1 chromosome 11, sPriJap1.hap1, whole genome shotgun sequence:
- the LOC139275974 gene encoding stomatin-like isoform X2, which produces MELSERRPNAARVDAASTAQHSPGGPGYCAWILIIISLIVIVATFPFSIWLCLKIVNEYERAVIFRLGRLVRGGAKGPGLFWIIPCTDSFSLVDLRTVSISVPPQEVLTKDSVTIVVDAIVYYHIFDPVMAVIRVSNVRSVTHLLAQTTLRNILGTKNLADILSDRENMAQQMEHILFEASKGWGIKIQRVEFRDVRLPLALQRAMAAEAEATRDAKAKVIAAEGERDASRALKEAAQVMSVNPNALQLRYLQTLAEVAAERHSTILFPVPIDIMPEIKKK; this is translated from the exons ATGGAACTGAGCGAAAGGAGACCGAATGCTGCCAGAGTCGATGCAGCTTCGACCGCACAGCACAGCCCCGGAG GACCTGGATACTGCGCTTGGATTCTCATCATCATATCGTTAATCGTCATTGTTGCAACTTTCCCCTTCTCAATCTGGCTTTGCTTGAAG ATTGTTAACGAATATGAAAGAGCCGTGATATTTCGACTAGGTCGTCTTGTTCGTGGTGGAGCCAAAGGCCCAG GTTTGTTCTGGATTATACCTTGTACTGATTCCTTTTCCCTGGTTGATTTGAGGACGGTATCAATCTCTGTACCGCCACAAGAG GTCTTAACGAAAGACTCTGTCACGATTGTGGTGGACGCCATCGTCTACTATCACATCTTCGATCCCGTGATGGCGGTCATCAGGGTGTCCAACGTGCGCAGTGTTACTCACCTACTGGCTCAGACAACACTGCGGAACATTCTCGGCACCAAGAACCTGGCAGACATCCTTTCCGACCGGGAGAATATGGCACAGCAGATGGAG CATATCTTGTTCGAGGCGTCGAAGGGATGGGGGATCAAGATTCAGCGAGTGGAATTCAGAGACGTGAGACTGCCGTTGGCTTTGCAAAGAGCGATGGCAGCAGAAGCTGAAGCCACGAGGGATGCCAAGGCCAAG GTGATTGCTGCGGAAGGCGAGAGGGATGCCTCCCGTGCCCTCAAAGAGGCGGCGCAGGTGATGTCAGTGAACCCGAACGCCCTACAGCTTCGCTACCTCCAGACGCTGGCCGAGGTGGCTGCGGAACGTCACTCTACCATCCTTTTCCCAGTGCCCATCGACATCATGCCAGAAATAAAGAAGAAGTGA
- the LOC139275974 gene encoding stomatin-like isoform X1, with the protein MGADSRLRAVPAVRPHRVCHWVGPAKKLVIGRAGEEVIGQAPLRRSSGRPVRRPRGKGSGGEIVNEYERAVIFRLGRLVRGGAKGPGLFWIIPCTDSFSLVDLRTVSISVPPQEVLTKDSVTIVVDAIVYYHIFDPVMAVIRVSNVRSVTHLLAQTTLRNILGTKNLADILSDRENMAQQMEHILFEASKGWGIKIQRVEFRDVRLPLALQRAMAAEAEATRDAKAKVIAAEGERDASRALKEAAQVMSVNPNALQLRYLQTLAEVAAERHSTILFPVPIDIMPEIKKK; encoded by the exons ATGGGGGCGGATTCCCGCCTAAGAGCTGTTCCGGCCGTCCGGCCCCACCGAGTTTGTCATTGGGTGGGCCCTGCCAAGAAGCTGGTCATCGGGCGAGCCGGCGAGGAGGTCATCGGGCAGGCCCCACTGAGGAGGTCATCGGgcaggccggtgaggaggccccgaggtaaaggcagcggcggtgag ATTGTTAACGAATATGAAAGAGCCGTGATATTTCGACTAGGTCGTCTTGTTCGTGGTGGAGCCAAAGGCCCAG GTTTGTTCTGGATTATACCTTGTACTGATTCCTTTTCCCTGGTTGATTTGAGGACGGTATCAATCTCTGTACCGCCACAAGAG GTCTTAACGAAAGACTCTGTCACGATTGTGGTGGACGCCATCGTCTACTATCACATCTTCGATCCCGTGATGGCGGTCATCAGGGTGTCCAACGTGCGCAGTGTTACTCACCTACTGGCTCAGACAACACTGCGGAACATTCTCGGCACCAAGAACCTGGCAGACATCCTTTCCGACCGGGAGAATATGGCACAGCAGATGGAG CATATCTTGTTCGAGGCGTCGAAGGGATGGGGGATCAAGATTCAGCGAGTGGAATTCAGAGACGTGAGACTGCCGTTGGCTTTGCAAAGAGCGATGGCAGCAGAAGCTGAAGCCACGAGGGATGCCAAGGCCAAG GTGATTGCTGCGGAAGGCGAGAGGGATGCCTCCCGTGCCCTCAAAGAGGCGGCGCAGGTGATGTCAGTGAACCCGAACGCCCTACAGCTTCGCTACCTCCAGACGCTGGCCGAGGTGGCTGCGGAACGTCACTCTACCATCCTTTTCCCAGTGCCCATCGACATCATGCCAGAAATAAAGAAGAAGTGA